One stretch of Mus pahari chromosome 5, PAHARI_EIJ_v1.1, whole genome shotgun sequence DNA includes these proteins:
- the Irs1 gene encoding insulin receptor substrate 1 — translation MASPPDTDGFSDVRKVGYLRKPKSMHKRFFVLRAASEAGGPARLEYYENEKKWRHKSSAPKRSIPLESCFNINKRADSKNKHLVALYTRDEHFAIAADSEAEQDSWYQALLQLHNRAKAHHDGAGGGCGGSCSGSSGVGEAGEDLSYDTGPGPAFKEVWQVILKPKGLGQTKNLIGIYRLCLTSKTISFVKLNSEAAAVVLQLMNIRRCGHSENFFFIEVGRSAVTGPGEFWMQVDDSVVAQNMHETILEAMRAMSDEFRPRSKSQSSSSCSNPISVPLRRHHLNNPPPSQVGLTRRSRTESITATSPASMVGGKPGSFRVRASSDGEGTMSRPASVDGSPVSPSTNRTHAHRHRGSSRLHPPLNHSRSIPMPSSRCSPSATSPVSLSSSSTSGHGSTSDCLFPRRSSASVSGSPSDGGFISSDEYGSSPCDFRSSFRSVTPDSLGHTPPARGEEELSNYICMGGKGASTLAAPNGHYILSRGGNGHRYIPGANLGTSPALTGDEAAGAADLDNRFRKRTHSAGTSPTISHQKTPSQSSVASIEEYTEMMPAAYPPGGGSGGRLPGYRHSAFVPTHSYPEEGLEMHHLERRGGHHRPDTSNLHTDDGYMPMSPGVAPVPSNRKGNGDYMPMSPKSVSAPQQIINPIRRHPQRVDPNGYMMMSPSGSCSPDIGGGSSSSSGISAAPSGSSYGKPWTNGVGGHHTHTLPHAKPPVESSGGKLLPCTGDYMNMSPVGDSNTSSPSECYYGPEDPQHKPVLSYYSLPRSFKHTQRPGEPEEGARHQHLRLSSSSGRLRYTATAEDSSSSTSSDSLGGGYCGARPESSLTHPHHHVLQPHLPRKVDTAAQTNSRLARPTRLSLGDPKASTLPRVREQQQQQQSSLHPPEPKSPGEYVNIEFGSGQPGYLAGPATSRSSPSVRCPPQLHPTPREETGSEEYMNMDLGPGRRATWQENGGVELGRVGPAPPGSASVCRPTRSVPNSRGDYMTMQIGCPRQSYVDTSPVAPVSYADMRTGIAAEVSLPRTTGAAPPPSSTASASVTPQGATAEQATHSSLLGGPQGPGGMSAFTRVSLSPNHNQSAKVIRADTQGCRRRHSSETFSAPTRAGNTVPFGAGAAVGGSGGGGGGSEDVKRHSSASFENVWLRPGDLGGVSKESAPVWGAAGGLEKSLNYIDLDLAKERSRDCPSQQQSLPPPPPHQPLGSNEGNSPRRSSEDLSNYASISFQKQPEDHQ, via the coding sequence ATGGCGAGCCCTCCGGATACCGATGGCTTCTCAGACGTGCGCAAGGTGGGCTACCTGCGCAAACCCAAGAGTATGCATAAGCGCTTTTTCGTGCTGCGGGCGGCCAGCGAGGCCGGGGGCCCGGCGCGCCTGGAGTATTATGAGAACGAGAAGAAGTGGCGGCACAAGTCGAGCGCCCCCAAACGCTCGATCCCCCTCGAGAGCTGTTTCAACATCAACAAGCGGGCTGACTCCAAGAACAAGCACCTGGTGGCTCTCTACACCCGAGACGAACACTTTGCCATTGCGGCGGATAGCGAAGCTGAGCAAGACAGCTGGTACCAGGCTCTTCTGCAGCTGCATAATCGGGCAAAGGCCCACCATGACGGGGCTGGAGGAGGCTGCGGTGGTAGCTGCAGCGGCAGCTCTGGCGTCGGAGAGGCAGGGGAGGACTTGAGCTATGACACGGGTCCAGGACCCGCGTTCAAGGAGGTCTGGCAGGTTATCCTGAAACCCAAGGGCCTGGGTCAGACAAAGAACCTGATTGGCATCTACCGCCTCTGCCTGACCAGCAAGACCATCAGCTTTGTGAAGCTGAACTCCGAGGCAGCCGCTGTGGTGTTGCAGCTGATGAACATCAGACGCTGTGGCCACTCAGAGAACTTCTTCTTCATCGAGGTGGGGCGTTCAGCTGTGACAGGGCCTGGCGAGTTCTGGATGCAAGTGGATGACTCCGTGGTGGCTCAGAACATGCATGAGACCATTCTAGAGGCCATGCGGGCCATGAGCGATGAGTTTCGCCCGCGCAGCAAAAGCCAGTCTTCATCCAGTTGCTCCAACCCCATCAGCGTTCCCCTGCGCAGGCACCATCTCAACAACCCTCCACCCAGCCAGGTGGGACTGACTCGGAGATCTCGAACTGAGAGCATCACTGCCACCTCCCCTGCCAGTATGGTGGGTGGGAAACCAGGTTCCTTCCGGGTGCGTGCCTCCAGCGATGGCGAAGGCACCATGTCCCGTCCAGCATCAGTGGATGGCAGTCCTGTGAGCCCTAGCACCAACAGGACCCACGCCCATCGGCATCGAGGCAGCTCCAGGCTGCACCCCCCACTCAACCACAGCCGCTCCATCCCCATGCCTTCTTCACGATGCTCACCTTCAGCCACCAGCCCAGTGAGTCTGTCATCCAGTAGTACCAGTGGCCATGGCTCCACTTCAGACTGTCTCTTCCCGAGGCGCTCTAGTGCTTCAGTGTCTGGTTCTCCTAGCGATGGCGGTTTCATCTCTTCTGATGAGTATGGTTCTAGTCCCTGCGATTTCCGAAGTTCCTTCCGCAGTGTCACCCCAGATTCCCTGGGGCACACCCCACCAGCCAGGGGTGAGGAGGAGCTGAGCAATTATATCTGCATGGGTGGCAAGGGAGCCTCCACCTTGGCTGCTCCCAATGGTCACTACATTTTGTCTAGGGGTGGCAACGGCCATCGCTACATCCCAGGTGCTAACTTGGGGACAAGCCCAGCGCTGACTGGAGATGAAGCCGCGGGTGCAGCAGATCTGGATAACCGGTTTCGGAAGAGAACTCACTCCGCAGGCACATCGCCTACCATTTCCCATCAGAAGACCCCCTCACAGTCTTCAGTGGCTTCTATTGAGGAATATACAGAGATGATGCCCGCTGCCTACCCACCAGGAGGTGGCAGTGGAGGCCGACTGCCCGGCTACCGGCATTCAGCCTTcgtgcccacccactcctatccCGAAGAGGGTCTAGAGATGCACCACTTGGAACGTCGTGGAGGCCACCACCGTCCAGACACCTCCAACCTCCACACTGATGATGGCTACATGCCCATGTCTCCTGGGGTGGCTCCAGTGCCCAGCAACCGCAAAGGAAATGGAGACTATATGCCCATGAGCCCCAAGAGTGTATCTGCCCCACAGCAGATCATTAACCCCATCAGACGCCACCCACAGAGAGTGGACCCCAATGGCTATATGATGATGTCACCCAGTGGTAGTTGCTCACCTGACATTGGAGGTGGGTCCAGCAGCAGTAGTGGCATCAGCGCAGCCCCTTCTGGGAGCAGCTATGGGAAGCCATGGACAAATGGAGTAGGGGGGCACCATACTCATACCCTGCCTCATGCCAAACCCCCTGTTGAGAGCAGTGGTGGTAAGCTCTTGCCTTGCACAGGTGACTACATGAACATGTCACCAGTGGGAGATTCCAACACCAGCAGCCCCTCAGAATGCTATTATGGCCCAGAAGATCCCCAGCACAAGCCGGTCCTCTCTTACTACTCATTGCCAAGGTCCTTTAAGCACACCCAGCGCCCTGGAGAGCCAGAGGAGGGTGCCAGGCACCAGCATCTTCGTCTCTCTTCGAGCTCTGGACGCCTTCGCTATACCGCAACTGCCGAAGATTCCTCCTCTTCTACCAGCAGCGACAGTCTGGGTGGGGGTTACTGTGGGGCCAGGCCAGAGTCTAGCCTCACACATCCCCACCACCACGTCTTGCAGCCCCATCTGCCTCGAAAGGTAGACACAGCTGCACAGACCAACAGCCGCCTGGCTCGACCCACAAGGCTGTCCTTGGGGGATCCcaaggcaagcaccttaccccGGGTTCgagagcagcaacagcagcagcagtcttCCCTGCACCCTCCCGAGCCCAAAAGCCCAGGAGAATATGTGAATATTGAATTCGGGAGCGGCCAGCCTGGCTATTTAGCGGGCCCTGCAACTTCCCGTAGCTCTCCTTCAGTTCGATGTCCACCCCAGCTCCACCCAACTCCTAGAGAAGAGACTGGCTCGGAAGAGTACATGAACATGGACTTGGGGCCAGGCCGGAGGGCAACCTGGCAGGAGAATGGTGGAGTTGAGTTGGGCAGAGTAGGCCCTGCACCTCCGGGGTCTGCTAGCGTTTGCAGGCCAACCCGATCGGTGCCAAATAGCCGTGGTGACTACATGACCATGCAGATAGGTTGTCCTCGTCAAAGCTATGTGGATACCTCACCAGTGGCCCCAGTCAGCTATGCTGACATGCGGACAGGCATTGCTGCAGAGGTGAGCCTGCCTAGAACCACAGGAGctgctcctcctccatcctccacagcctctgcttctgttACACCTCAAGGAGCCACCGCTGAGCAAGCTACTCACTCTTCCTTGCTGGGAGGCCCTCAGGGACCTGGGGGCATGAGTGCATTCACCAGGGTGAGCCTCAGTCCCAACCATAACCAGAGTGCCAAAGTGATTCGCGCAGACACGCAAGGGTGCCGGAGGAGGCATAGCTCTGAGACCTTCTCAGCACCTACTCGGGCTGGCAATACAGTGCCCTTTGGAGCAGGGGCTGCAGTAGGGGGCAGCGGTGGTGGAGGTGGCGGCAGTGAGGATGTAAAACGCCACAGCTCTGCATCCTTTGAGAATGTGTGGCTGAGACCTGGGGATCTAGGGGGAGTCTCCAAGGAGTCGGCTCCAGTGTGGGGGGCTGCTGGGGGTCTGGAGAAGAGTCTTAACTACATAGACCTGGATTTGGCCAAGGAGCGCTCTCGGGACTGCCCCTCTCAACAGCAGTccttaccacccccaccccctcaccagcCCTTAGGCAGCAATGAGGGCAACTCCCCAAGACGCTCCAGTGAGGATTTAAGCAACTATGCCAGCATCAGCTTCCAGAAGCAGCCAGAAGATCATCAATAG